One part of the Anser cygnoides isolate HZ-2024a breed goose chromosome 9, Taihu_goose_T2T_genome, whole genome shotgun sequence genome encodes these proteins:
- the LOC106039228 gene encoding leucine-rich repeat-containing protein 15 isoform X4, whose amino-acid sequence MEQGSWRLLLLLVGFQLARGQCPEQCQCIRTAQVECSGAGITTVPSPIPANAMTLQIINTHITELGEASFGNASLLIGLRIEKNDLSRVSPGAFRHLPDLRYLSLASNKLQELPVQVFQPLGKLESLLLSSNQLLRVEPSHFAHLSNLKELQLHGNNLHELTEGVFDQLASLTKLNLARNNIDRLPPQAFERLPRLQVLRLYENRLRQIPAGAFDGLPELQELGLHQNQLETLSPELFVHNGNLQKLYLSNNLLTALPGGVFLPLRALSKITLHVNRLRDISPAAFGPMPNLRELWLYENELASLPAAVFSNLTQLQLLVLSKNQLRTLAPGAFRGLGELLELSLHSNALRRLDAEALGGLPKLQNISLQNNRLQTLPRGLFAATPGLRHLQLHANSLENLPAGIFSPLAALREVKLHNNSWRCDQGILPLRAWLEANPHKVGETPPLCAQPPALRGAPIAGLRQDQLPATPPGPTAGTPLPALPSKGTSPGGTQAGSPTAPPPVTPRPQEEEEEEEGGGRWGLTRLQSGVVVAVIVLVCVALLCALVALVAYSCRKKSHVVLMRMKAPNEA is encoded by the coding sequence ATGGAGCAGGGAAGctggcggctgctgctgctgctggtgggctTCCAGCTTGCCCGCGGGCAGTGCCCGGAGCAGTGCCAGTGCATCCGCACCGCCCAGGTGGAGTGCTCCGGCGCCGGCATCACcaccgtccccagccccatccccgcCAACGCCATGACCCTCCAGATCATCAACACGCACATCACCGAGCTGGGCGAGGCATCCTTCGGCAACGCCTCCCTGCTGATCGGGCTGCGCATCGAGAAGAACGACCTGTCACGCGTCAGCCCCGGGGCCTTCCGGCACCTGCCCGACCTGCGCTACCTCAGCCTGGCCAGTAACAAGCTGCAGGAGCTCCCGGTGCAGGTCTTCCAGCCCCTGGGCAAGCTGGAATCGCTGCTCCTCTCCAGCAACCAGCTGCTGCGCGTGGAGCCCTCGCACTTCGCCCACCTGAGCAACctgaaggagctgcagctgcacgGGAACAACCTGCACGAGCTGACGGAGGGGGTGTTCGACCAGCTCGCCAGCCTCACCAAGCTCAACCTGGCCCGGAACAACATCGACCGCCTGCCGCCCCAAGCCTtcgagcggctgccgcggctgcagGTGCTGCGGCTCTACGAGAACCGGCTCCGGCAGATCCCGGCGGGCGCCTTCGATGGGCTGCccgagctgcaggagctggggctgcaccaGAACCAGCTGGAGAcgctgtccccagagctctTCGTGCACAACGGGAACCTGCAGAAGCTCTACCTCTCCAACAACCTCCTCACCGCCCTGCCTGGCGGCGTCTTCCTGCCCCTGCGCGCGCTCTCCAAAATCACCCTGCATGTCAACCGCCTGCGCGACATCTCCCCGGCGGCCTTCGGCCCCATGCCCAACCTGAGGGAGCTGTGGCTCTACGAGAATGAGCtcgcctccctccccgccgccgtcTTCAGCAACCtcacccagctgcagctcctggtccTGAGCAAGAACCAGCTCCGCACGCTGGCCCCGGGGGCTTTCCGGGGCCTGGgcgagctgctggagctgtccCTGCACTCCAACGCCCTGCGCCGCCTGGACGCCGaggcgctgggggggctgcccaagctgcagaaCATCTCCCTGCAGAACAACCGGCTGCAGACGCTGCCCCGGGGCCTCTTCGCCGCCAccccggggctgcggcaccTCCAGCTGCACGCCAACTCCCTGGAGAACCTGCCTGCCGGCATCTTCTCCCCGCTGGCCGCCCTGCGGGAGGTGAAGCTGCACAACAACTCGTGGCGCTGCGACCAGGGCATCCTGCCCCTGCGCGCCTGGCTGGAGGCCAACCCCCACAAGGTGGGTGAGACCCCCCCGCTCTGCGCCCAGCCGCCCGCCCTGCGGGGAGCGCCCATCGCCGGGCTGCGGCAGGACCAGCTCCCCGCCACCCCGCCCGGCCCCACCGCCGGCAccccgctccctgccctcccctccaaGGGGACATCGCCGGGGGGCACCCAGGCGGGCTCCCCCACGGCACCACCGCCGGTCACCCCCAGgccccaggaggaggaagaggaggaggaaggaggggggcgctgggggctgACCCGCCTGCAGAGCGGGGTGGTGGTGGCCGTCATCGTGCTGGTGTGCGTGGCCCTGCTCTGCGCTCTGGTGGCGCTGGTGGCTTACAGCTGTAGGAAGAAGAGCCACGTCGTGCTGATGAGGATGAAGGCGCCCAACGAAGCCTGA
- the LOC106039228 gene encoding leucine-rich repeat-containing protein 15 isoform X2 yields the protein MACHKQNCSGMHIVSICETQAALAFRGLLPPLQQQALPRRFALPDLPGRALLRAWGSHGFLPALCHRELPAGHQAAALLHAKLPGPMEQGSWRLLLLLVGFQLARGQCPEQCQCIRTAQVECSGAGITTVPSPIPANAMTLQIINTHITELGEASFGNASLLIGLRIEKNDLSRVSPGAFRHLPDLRYLSLASNKLQELPVQVFQPLGKLESLLLSSNQLLRVEPSHFAHLSNLKELQLHGNNLHELTEGVFDQLASLTKLNLARNNIDRLPPQAFERLPRLQVLRLYENRLRQIPAGAFDGLPELQELGLHQNQLETLSPELFVHNGNLQKLYLSNNLLTALPGGVFLPLRALSKITLHVNRLRDISPAAFGPMPNLRELWLYENELASLPAAVFSNLTQLQLLVLSKNQLRTLAPGAFRGLGELLELSLHSNALRRLDAEALGGLPKLQNISLQNNRLQTLPRGLFAATPGLRHLQLHANSLENLPAGIFSPLAALREVKLHNNSWRCDQGILPLRAWLEANPHKVGETPPLCAQPPALRGAPIAGLRQDQLPATPPGPTAGTPLPALPSKGTSPGGTQAGSPTAPPPVTPRPQEEEEEEEGGGRWGLTRLQSGVVVAVIVLVCVALLCALVALVAYSCRKKSHVVLMRMKAPNEA from the exons ATGGCTTGCCATAAACAAAATTGTTCTGGGATGCATATTGTTTCCATATGTGAGACACAAGCTGCGCTGGCTTTCCGAGggctcctccctcccctgcagcaACAGGCGCTTCCCCGGCGCTTTGCGCTCCCAGACCTGCCTGGCCGAGCCCTGCTTCGTGCCTGGGGGAGCCACGGGTTTCTTCCTGCCTTGTGCCACCGGGAGCTGCCAGCCGGGCACCAGGCTGCTGCCCTACTCCATGCGAAGCTCCCAG GCCCCATGGAGCAGGGAAGctggcggctgctgctgctgctggtgggctTCCAGCTTGCCCGCGGGCAGTGCCCGGAGCAGTGCCAGTGCATCCGCACCGCCCAGGTGGAGTGCTCCGGCGCCGGCATCACcaccgtccccagccccatccccgcCAACGCCATGACCCTCCAGATCATCAACACGCACATCACCGAGCTGGGCGAGGCATCCTTCGGCAACGCCTCCCTGCTGATCGGGCTGCGCATCGAGAAGAACGACCTGTCACGCGTCAGCCCCGGGGCCTTCCGGCACCTGCCCGACCTGCGCTACCTCAGCCTGGCCAGTAACAAGCTGCAGGAGCTCCCGGTGCAGGTCTTCCAGCCCCTGGGCAAGCTGGAATCGCTGCTCCTCTCCAGCAACCAGCTGCTGCGCGTGGAGCCCTCGCACTTCGCCCACCTGAGCAACctgaaggagctgcagctgcacgGGAACAACCTGCACGAGCTGACGGAGGGGGTGTTCGACCAGCTCGCCAGCCTCACCAAGCTCAACCTGGCCCGGAACAACATCGACCGCCTGCCGCCCCAAGCCTtcgagcggctgccgcggctgcagGTGCTGCGGCTCTACGAGAACCGGCTCCGGCAGATCCCGGCGGGCGCCTTCGATGGGCTGCccgagctgcaggagctggggctgcaccaGAACCAGCTGGAGAcgctgtccccagagctctTCGTGCACAACGGGAACCTGCAGAAGCTCTACCTCTCCAACAACCTCCTCACCGCCCTGCCTGGCGGCGTCTTCCTGCCCCTGCGCGCGCTCTCCAAAATCACCCTGCATGTCAACCGCCTGCGCGACATCTCCCCGGCGGCCTTCGGCCCCATGCCCAACCTGAGGGAGCTGTGGCTCTACGAGAATGAGCtcgcctccctccccgccgccgtcTTCAGCAACCtcacccagctgcagctcctggtccTGAGCAAGAACCAGCTCCGCACGCTGGCCCCGGGGGCTTTCCGGGGCCTGGgcgagctgctggagctgtccCTGCACTCCAACGCCCTGCGCCGCCTGGACGCCGaggcgctgggggggctgcccaagctgcagaaCATCTCCCTGCAGAACAACCGGCTGCAGACGCTGCCCCGGGGCCTCTTCGCCGCCAccccggggctgcggcaccTCCAGCTGCACGCCAACTCCCTGGAGAACCTGCCTGCCGGCATCTTCTCCCCGCTGGCCGCCCTGCGGGAGGTGAAGCTGCACAACAACTCGTGGCGCTGCGACCAGGGCATCCTGCCCCTGCGCGCCTGGCTGGAGGCCAACCCCCACAAGGTGGGTGAGACCCCCCCGCTCTGCGCCCAGCCGCCCGCCCTGCGGGGAGCGCCCATCGCCGGGCTGCGGCAGGACCAGCTCCCCGCCACCCCGCCCGGCCCCACCGCCGGCAccccgctccctgccctcccctccaaGGGGACATCGCCGGGGGGCACCCAGGCGGGCTCCCCCACGGCACCACCGCCGGTCACCCCCAGgccccaggaggaggaagaggaggaggaaggaggggggcgctgggggctgACCCGCCTGCAGAGCGGGGTGGTGGTGGCCGTCATCGTGCTGGTGTGCGTGGCCCTGCTCTGCGCTCTGGTGGCGCTGGTGGCTTACAGCTGTAGGAAGAAGAGCCACGTCGTGCTGATGAGGATGAAGGCGCCCAACGAAGCCTGA
- the LOC106039228 gene encoding leucine-rich repeat-containing protein 15 isoform X3 — translation MKGKEQPCEGPMEQGSWRLLLLLVGFQLARGQCPEQCQCIRTAQVECSGAGITTVPSPIPANAMTLQIINTHITELGEASFGNASLLIGLRIEKNDLSRVSPGAFRHLPDLRYLSLASNKLQELPVQVFQPLGKLESLLLSSNQLLRVEPSHFAHLSNLKELQLHGNNLHELTEGVFDQLASLTKLNLARNNIDRLPPQAFERLPRLQVLRLYENRLRQIPAGAFDGLPELQELGLHQNQLETLSPELFVHNGNLQKLYLSNNLLTALPGGVFLPLRALSKITLHVNRLRDISPAAFGPMPNLRELWLYENELASLPAAVFSNLTQLQLLVLSKNQLRTLAPGAFRGLGELLELSLHSNALRRLDAEALGGLPKLQNISLQNNRLQTLPRGLFAATPGLRHLQLHANSLENLPAGIFSPLAALREVKLHNNSWRCDQGILPLRAWLEANPHKVGETPPLCAQPPALRGAPIAGLRQDQLPATPPGPTAGTPLPALPSKGTSPGGTQAGSPTAPPPVTPRPQEEEEEEEGGGRWGLTRLQSGVVVAVIVLVCVALLCALVALVAYSCRKKSHVVLMRMKAPNEA, via the exons ATGAAGGGGAAAGAGCAGCCTTGTGAAG GCCCCATGGAGCAGGGAAGctggcggctgctgctgctgctggtgggctTCCAGCTTGCCCGCGGGCAGTGCCCGGAGCAGTGCCAGTGCATCCGCACCGCCCAGGTGGAGTGCTCCGGCGCCGGCATCACcaccgtccccagccccatccccgcCAACGCCATGACCCTCCAGATCATCAACACGCACATCACCGAGCTGGGCGAGGCATCCTTCGGCAACGCCTCCCTGCTGATCGGGCTGCGCATCGAGAAGAACGACCTGTCACGCGTCAGCCCCGGGGCCTTCCGGCACCTGCCCGACCTGCGCTACCTCAGCCTGGCCAGTAACAAGCTGCAGGAGCTCCCGGTGCAGGTCTTCCAGCCCCTGGGCAAGCTGGAATCGCTGCTCCTCTCCAGCAACCAGCTGCTGCGCGTGGAGCCCTCGCACTTCGCCCACCTGAGCAACctgaaggagctgcagctgcacgGGAACAACCTGCACGAGCTGACGGAGGGGGTGTTCGACCAGCTCGCCAGCCTCACCAAGCTCAACCTGGCCCGGAACAACATCGACCGCCTGCCGCCCCAAGCCTtcgagcggctgccgcggctgcagGTGCTGCGGCTCTACGAGAACCGGCTCCGGCAGATCCCGGCGGGCGCCTTCGATGGGCTGCccgagctgcaggagctggggctgcaccaGAACCAGCTGGAGAcgctgtccccagagctctTCGTGCACAACGGGAACCTGCAGAAGCTCTACCTCTCCAACAACCTCCTCACCGCCCTGCCTGGCGGCGTCTTCCTGCCCCTGCGCGCGCTCTCCAAAATCACCCTGCATGTCAACCGCCTGCGCGACATCTCCCCGGCGGCCTTCGGCCCCATGCCCAACCTGAGGGAGCTGTGGCTCTACGAGAATGAGCtcgcctccctccccgccgccgtcTTCAGCAACCtcacccagctgcagctcctggtccTGAGCAAGAACCAGCTCCGCACGCTGGCCCCGGGGGCTTTCCGGGGCCTGGgcgagctgctggagctgtccCTGCACTCCAACGCCCTGCGCCGCCTGGACGCCGaggcgctgggggggctgcccaagctgcagaaCATCTCCCTGCAGAACAACCGGCTGCAGACGCTGCCCCGGGGCCTCTTCGCCGCCAccccggggctgcggcaccTCCAGCTGCACGCCAACTCCCTGGAGAACCTGCCTGCCGGCATCTTCTCCCCGCTGGCCGCCCTGCGGGAGGTGAAGCTGCACAACAACTCGTGGCGCTGCGACCAGGGCATCCTGCCCCTGCGCGCCTGGCTGGAGGCCAACCCCCACAAGGTGGGTGAGACCCCCCCGCTCTGCGCCCAGCCGCCCGCCCTGCGGGGAGCGCCCATCGCCGGGCTGCGGCAGGACCAGCTCCCCGCCACCCCGCCCGGCCCCACCGCCGGCAccccgctccctgccctcccctccaaGGGGACATCGCCGGGGGGCACCCAGGCGGGCTCCCCCACGGCACCACCGCCGGTCACCCCCAGgccccaggaggaggaagaggaggaggaaggaggggggcgctgggggctgACCCGCCTGCAGAGCGGGGTGGTGGTGGCCGTCATCGTGCTGGTGTGCGTGGCCCTGCTCTGCGCTCTGGTGGCGCTGGTGGCTTACAGCTGTAGGAAGAAGAGCCACGTCGTGCTGATGAGGATGAAGGCGCCCAACGAAGCCTGA
- the LOC106039228 gene encoding platelet glycoprotein V isoform X1, giving the protein MKGKEQPCEANVSGASARMLMFHLSVMIKLFFQLDASVCPEKCDCSFKNAIHCSGPHIKDLESLNLPRNVTEIHITNTNVTYLQDVFSRMVELQHLILSSNNITLISPVAFKGLRRLKALGLLDNKLVELPPEVFDDTVHLRQLIIKSNRLKSIKENLFDRLASLEELFLNKNQLTALPSGVLKKLAKLKVLNLSRNFLAVLPRNIFSALTRLEKLILYFNRLSSIESGLFDSLRELLELFLHSNDIQSIAPDAFHRLQKLRRLTLSRNKLEVLPPGLFLHLHDLSKLTLYRNPLKSLPEVLFGEMRNLGSLWLYHTQLSMIPDFVFSNLTNLELLVLSFNPELSVLPRNAFSGLKELRGLSLHTNNISSLPEGIFLGLQKLQNISLFDSRLEFLPRNLFHNLKHLQKVYLNSTKLQSLPGDFFVALPELQEVFLDGNPWRCDCQILGFQEWLQKSKEIVKEVQSLVCDSPLSLRNISLVALTDQHLQCLPATATAYQTFGSTYSQTVTSLVTEHLKSSWKTTMTAASNIDASTPMSIPLATPGFTYSQAQGVEQLGFHVSGVPTRTSPSTIVETNSVRGTDLTTLAWWDELPARKSAEPLTNSRVVYCQLFFCLHSLVLALQTVTVVLSLCVVGKIRQLFHSRKIPAQPVVLTSFLKR; this is encoded by the exons ATGAAGGGGAAAGAGCAGCCTTGTGAAG CTAATGTTTCTGGTGCTTCAGCAAGGATGTTGATGTTTCATTTGTCAGTGATGATCAAGCTTTTCTTCCAGCTGGATGCATCTGTTTGTCCTGAGAAATGTGACTGCTCTTTCAAAAACGCAATTCATTGCTCTGGCCCTCACATAAAAGACCTGGAATCATTAAATCTGCCTCGCAACGTGACAGAAATTCACATAACAAACACTAACGTAACATACTTGCAGGATGTTTTTTCTAGGATGGTAGAGCTGCAGCATCTCATCTTATCTTCAAACAATATCACTCTCATTTCACCAGTGGCTTTTAAAGGCTTGAGAAGGCTGAAAGCCCTCGGACTGCTAGATAACAAGCTGGTTGAACTTCCTCCGGAAGTGTTTGATGACACGGTACACCTTCGGCAATTGATCATTAAAAGTAACAGGCTGAAATCCATCAAAGAGAATCTGTTTGACAGACTAGCCAGTTTGGAGGAGCTTTTCTTGAACAAAAACCAACTAACAGCACTTCCTAGTGGCGTGCTGAAGAAACTTGCCAAACTCAAAGTACTGAACTTGTCAAGAAATTTTTTGGCAGTACTGCCTAGAAATATATTTAGTGCATTAACCAGGCTTGAGAAGCTGATACTGTATTTTAACAGGCTCTCTTCAATTGAGTCTGGTTTGTTTGATAGCCTGAGGGAACTGCTGGAACTCTTCCTGCATTCCAATGACATCCAGTCCATCGCCCCTGATGCCTTTCATCGACTTCAGAAGCTCAGAAGACTAACGCTCTCCAGAAACAAACTTGAGGTTTTGCCTCCCGGGCTCTTTCTGCACTTGCATGACCTGTCTAAATTGACCTTGTACAGGAACCCACTGAAGTCTCTTCCAGAAGTATTGTTTGGAGAAATGAGGAATCTTGGTAGCCTGTGGCTGTATCACACACAGCTCTCAATGATACCAGATTTTGTGTTCAGTAACTTGACAAACTTAGAGCTTCTCGTGCTGAGTTTTAATCCAGAGCTAAGTGTTCTTCCTAGGAACGCATTCAGTGGTCTGAAAGAACTGCGGGGCCTTTCTCTGCATACAAATAATATTTCCAGTCTGCCGGAGGGTATCTTCCTGGGCCTTCAGAAACTGCAGAACATTTCCCTTTTTGATTCCAGGCTTGAGTTTCTTCCGAGAAACCTCTTTCATAATCTCAAGCACCTTCAGAAAGTTTACCTCAATAGTACCAAGCTGCAGTCTCTTCCTGGAGATTTCTTTGTCGCCTTACCTGAGCTGCAAGAAGTGTTCCTTGATGGCAACCCTTGGAGATGTGATTGCCAGATTCTTGGCTTCCAAGAGTGGCTCCAGAAGAGCAAGGAGATAGTAAAAGAAGTGCAATCTCTAGTGTGTGACAGCCCACTCTCTCTAAGGAACATCTCTCTGGTGGCTCTAACAGATCAGCACCTGCAGTGCCTGCCAGCCACAGCCACCGCATACCAGACGTTTGGGTCAACTTACTCCCAGACTGTGACTTCTCTTGTGACAGAGCACTTGAAATCATCTTGGAAGACAACTATGACGGCAGCGTCCAACATAGATGCCAGCACACCCATGTCAATTCCTCTTGCAACTCCAGGTTTTACCTATTCACAGGCTCAAGGTGTTGAACAGTTAGGCTTTCATGTCTCAGGTGTTCCAACCCGAACTTCTCCCAGCACCATAGTAGAAACCAACAGTGTCAGAGGAACAGATTTAACTACTCTTGCCTGGTGGGATGAGTTGCCAGCCCGCAAGAGTGCTGAGCCACTTACTAATAGCAGGGTTGTCTATTGTCAGCTATTCTTCTGCCTTCACAGTTTGGTTTTAGCACTCCAGACTGTCACCGTTGTGCTCAGTCTTTGTGTAGTGGGCAAAATCAGGCAACTCTTCCACTCCAGAAAGATTCCTGCTCAGCCTGTAGTTCTGacaagttttttaaaaaggtag